A genome region from Euphorbia lathyris chromosome 4, ddEupLath1.1, whole genome shotgun sequence includes the following:
- the LOC136226656 gene encoding sister chromatid cohesion 1 protein 3 isoform X1 — protein sequence MFYSQTFLARKGPLGTVWCAAHLQHRLKKSHYTSTDIPYTVDCIMFPEVPIALRMSGHLLVGVVRIYSKKVDYLYHDCNVALVAVKKAFDSTEVNLPENATTAKFDAVTLPLTFDLDDFDIDVDMDPNSYGLRFLDDHTRSPEEITLEDQVHLVGDPYVVVTFKDMMMDVLQPENDDLGVRHSTSEDSNRGSPSPLPSNQIEVPATNVPQGLNNQTTEGKDHSHLEESNQAEPTNDFQDLGLSKAREDLNTAPNDANSPPEIEVMRDQSNILENIQPFEDLQNDISEPKGSSNRGLDEESPAPFEDILPFQEQTSPFHQRTESPNFMHSHEASKINDTPDLLGHMPSELKMRSTPPVQSPKPRQRKRKNYFDECTVLSNKFMKNALKNSSDVLRKRREIPSTALGIWKMRNALRKEQVFSEPLLTGSCADICHHFKRDFISTKPHPPTLQSQVTLETMVIEPLLESEPTHNLNAETSSALAGEVIWKVSNETSLPPPEVVPEPMNVTLSVEPSAPEYEPETDVEIEHLRHADGFDGSSMIHELVLSPERAVHSPGLPSPFRRDELTPHSPKSIGSETVHRSETSTETSLLPTQDYAAEMETPRTDLEGQFDAGQSGLSYIPESGNIPETEDLSFLEADNSLFVTGSQGTEGIDSLSVRTRAVVQYLLRQSPVGPISEDQPEDLSLNKILEGKTRKSCARMFFETLVLKTYGLIDVRQEQAYGDISLKLTSTLARS from the exons ATGTTCTATTCGCAGACGTTTTTGGCGCGGAAGGGTCCTCTCGGGACTGTTTGGTGTGCAGCTCATCTGCAGCACCGTCTCAAGAAGTCTCATTACACTTCCACTGATATCCCCTACACCGTTG ATTGCATCATGTTCCCAGAAGTCCCCATTGCGCTTAGAATGTCAGGCCATCTTCTGGTAGGTGTGGTTCGGATATATTCAAAGAAAGTTGATTATCTTTACCATGATTGCAATGTGGCTCTTGTTGCGGTTAAAAAGGCCTTTGATTCCACAGAAGTTAATCTTCCAGAGAATGCCACAACAGCAAAGTTTGATGCTGTCACTTTGCCCCTAACTTTTGACCTTGATGATTTTGATATCGATGTTGACATGGATCCAAATAG TTATGGTCTTAGGTTTCTGGATGATCATACCAGGAGTCCGGAGGAAATAACACTTGAAGATCAAGTTCATCTAGTTGGTGATCCTTATGTTGTAGTAACTTTTAAG GATATGATGATGGATGTACTACAACCAGAAAATGATGATTTAGGGGTCAGGCACAGCACATCAGAGGATAGTAATAGGGGTTCTCCAAGTCCCCTTCCTAGTAATCAGATAGAGGTACCTGCCACAAATGTTCCCCAAGGCTTAAATAATCAGACAACAGAGGGAAAGGACCACAGTCATCTTGAAGAAAGCAACCAGGCAGAACCTACAAATGATTTTCAGGATCTTGGTCTAAGCAAAGCGAGAGAGGATCTTAATACAGCACCTAATGATGCCAATTCCCCTCCAGAAATAGAAGTTATGCGTGATCAATCTAATATCCTAGAAAACATTCAACCTTTTGAAGATCTTCAAAATGATATATCTGAACCAAAAGGATCATCAAACCGAGGTCTGGATGAGGAGAGTCCTGCTCCTTTTGAAGATATCTTGCCTTTTCAAGAACAGACTTCACCATTTCATCAACGGACAGAATCCCCTAACTTCATGCATTCGCATGAGGCATCTAAGATCAATGATACTCCTGATTTATTGG GGCATATGCCATCTGAGCTTAAGATGCGTTCAACTCCACCAGTTCAGTCACCCAAACCAAGgcaaagaaagagaaaaaattacttTGATGAGTGTACTGTGCTGTCTAACAA GTTTATGAAGAATGCGTTAAAAAATTCTAGTGATGTATTGAGGAAGAGGAGGGAAATCCCTTCGACTGCTTTGGGCATATGGAAGATGCGCAATGCTTTGAGAAAGGAGCAAGTATTTTCTGAACCTTTATTAACTG GATCTTGTGCTGATATATGCCATCACTTCAAAAGAGATTTTATTTCGACAAAGCCTCATCCCCCGACTCTTCAAAGCCAGGTTACATTAGAGACAATGGTCATAGAACCTCTTCTAGAAAGCGAACCCACCCATAATTTAAATGCTGAAACTTCCTCTGCTCTTGCTGGAGAAGTGATCTGGAAGGTCAGTAATGAAACTTCCCTCCCTCCTCCAGAAGTGGTTCCAGAACCTATGAACGTGACCTTATCAGTTGAACCTTCTGCTCCTGAATATGAACCTGAAACTGATGTAGAAATTGAACATCTTCGCCATGCTGATGGTTTTGATGGCAGTAGTATGATACAtgaacttgttctttctccGGAAAGAGCTGTGCATTCTCCAGGCTTGCCTTCTCCTTTTAGGAGAGATGAACTCACACCCCATTCACCAAAAAGTATAGGATCAGAAACAGTACATCGCTCAGAGACAAGTACTGAAACTTCACTGCTGCCTACACAAGATTATGCTGCTGAAATGGAAACACCCAGGACAGATTTGGAAGGACAATTTGATGCAGGGCAATCTGGACTTTCATATATTCCGGAGTCTGGTAATATTCCAGAAACAGAG GACCTTTCTTTTCTGGAGGCGGACAATAGCCTATTTG TAACAGGATCCCAGGGCACTGAAGGCATTGACTCATTGTCAGTGAGAACAAG GGCTGTGGTCCAGTATTTGTTAAGACAATCTCCTGTTGGTCCCATATCTGAAGACCAACCTGAAGATCTCAGTCTCAACAAGATCTTAGAAGGGAAAACAAGAAAGTCATGTGCTAGGATGTTTTTTGAGACCCTG
- the LOC136226656 gene encoding sister chromatid cohesion 1 protein 3 isoform X3 yields the protein MFYSQTFLARKGPLGTVWCAAHLQHRLKKSHYTSTDIPYTVDCIMFPEVPIALRMSGHLLVGVVRIYSKKVDYLYHDCNVALVAVKKAFDSTEVNLPENATTAKFDAVTLPLTFDLDDFDIDVDMDPNRFLDDHTRSPEEITLEDQVHLVGDPYVVVTFKDMMMDVLQPENDDLGVRHSTSEDSNRGSPSPLPSNQIEVPATNVPQGLNNQTTEGKDHSHLEESNQAEPTNDFQDLGLSKAREDLNTAPNDANSPPEIEVMRDQSNILENIQPFEDLQNDISEPKGSSNRGLDEESPAPFEDILPFQEQTSPFHQRTESPNFMHSHEASKINDTPDLLGHMPSELKMRSTPPVQSPKPRQRKRKNYFDECTVLSNKFMKNALKNSSDVLRKRREIPSTALGIWKMRNALRKEQVFSEPLLTGSCADICHHFKRDFISTKPHPPTLQSQVTLETMVIEPLLESEPTHNLNAETSSALAGEVIWKVSNETSLPPPEVVPEPMNVTLSVEPSAPEYEPETDVEIEHLRHADGFDGSSMIHELVLSPERAVHSPGLPSPFRRDELTPHSPKSIGSETVHRSETSTETSLLPTQDYAAEMETPRTDLEGQFDAGQSGLSYIPESGNIPETEDLSFLEADNSLFVTGSQGTEGIDSLSVRTRAVVQYLLRQSPVGPISEDQPEDLSLNKILEGKTRKSCARMFFETLVLKTYGLIDVRQEQAYGDISLKLTSTLARS from the exons ATGTTCTATTCGCAGACGTTTTTGGCGCGGAAGGGTCCTCTCGGGACTGTTTGGTGTGCAGCTCATCTGCAGCACCGTCTCAAGAAGTCTCATTACACTTCCACTGATATCCCCTACACCGTTG ATTGCATCATGTTCCCAGAAGTCCCCATTGCGCTTAGAATGTCAGGCCATCTTCTGGTAGGTGTGGTTCGGATATATTCAAAGAAAGTTGATTATCTTTACCATGATTGCAATGTGGCTCTTGTTGCGGTTAAAAAGGCCTTTGATTCCACAGAAGTTAATCTTCCAGAGAATGCCACAACAGCAAAGTTTGATGCTGTCACTTTGCCCCTAACTTTTGACCTTGATGATTTTGATATCGATGTTGACATGGATCCAAATAG GTTTCTGGATGATCATACCAGGAGTCCGGAGGAAATAACACTTGAAGATCAAGTTCATCTAGTTGGTGATCCTTATGTTGTAGTAACTTTTAAG GATATGATGATGGATGTACTACAACCAGAAAATGATGATTTAGGGGTCAGGCACAGCACATCAGAGGATAGTAATAGGGGTTCTCCAAGTCCCCTTCCTAGTAATCAGATAGAGGTACCTGCCACAAATGTTCCCCAAGGCTTAAATAATCAGACAACAGAGGGAAAGGACCACAGTCATCTTGAAGAAAGCAACCAGGCAGAACCTACAAATGATTTTCAGGATCTTGGTCTAAGCAAAGCGAGAGAGGATCTTAATACAGCACCTAATGATGCCAATTCCCCTCCAGAAATAGAAGTTATGCGTGATCAATCTAATATCCTAGAAAACATTCAACCTTTTGAAGATCTTCAAAATGATATATCTGAACCAAAAGGATCATCAAACCGAGGTCTGGATGAGGAGAGTCCTGCTCCTTTTGAAGATATCTTGCCTTTTCAAGAACAGACTTCACCATTTCATCAACGGACAGAATCCCCTAACTTCATGCATTCGCATGAGGCATCTAAGATCAATGATACTCCTGATTTATTGG GGCATATGCCATCTGAGCTTAAGATGCGTTCAACTCCACCAGTTCAGTCACCCAAACCAAGgcaaagaaagagaaaaaattacttTGATGAGTGTACTGTGCTGTCTAACAA GTTTATGAAGAATGCGTTAAAAAATTCTAGTGATGTATTGAGGAAGAGGAGGGAAATCCCTTCGACTGCTTTGGGCATATGGAAGATGCGCAATGCTTTGAGAAAGGAGCAAGTATTTTCTGAACCTTTATTAACTG GATCTTGTGCTGATATATGCCATCACTTCAAAAGAGATTTTATTTCGACAAAGCCTCATCCCCCGACTCTTCAAAGCCAGGTTACATTAGAGACAATGGTCATAGAACCTCTTCTAGAAAGCGAACCCACCCATAATTTAAATGCTGAAACTTCCTCTGCTCTTGCTGGAGAAGTGATCTGGAAGGTCAGTAATGAAACTTCCCTCCCTCCTCCAGAAGTGGTTCCAGAACCTATGAACGTGACCTTATCAGTTGAACCTTCTGCTCCTGAATATGAACCTGAAACTGATGTAGAAATTGAACATCTTCGCCATGCTGATGGTTTTGATGGCAGTAGTATGATACAtgaacttgttctttctccGGAAAGAGCTGTGCATTCTCCAGGCTTGCCTTCTCCTTTTAGGAGAGATGAACTCACACCCCATTCACCAAAAAGTATAGGATCAGAAACAGTACATCGCTCAGAGACAAGTACTGAAACTTCACTGCTGCCTACACAAGATTATGCTGCTGAAATGGAAACACCCAGGACAGATTTGGAAGGACAATTTGATGCAGGGCAATCTGGACTTTCATATATTCCGGAGTCTGGTAATATTCCAGAAACAGAG GACCTTTCTTTTCTGGAGGCGGACAATAGCCTATTTG TAACAGGATCCCAGGGCACTGAAGGCATTGACTCATTGTCAGTGAGAACAAG GGCTGTGGTCCAGTATTTGTTAAGACAATCTCCTGTTGGTCCCATATCTGAAGACCAACCTGAAGATCTCAGTCTCAACAAGATCTTAGAAGGGAAAACAAGAAAGTCATGTGCTAGGATGTTTTTTGAGACCCTG
- the LOC136226656 gene encoding sister chromatid cohesion 1 protein 3 isoform X4 has translation MFYSQTFLARKGPLGTVWCAAHLQHRLKKSHYTSTDIPYTVDCIMFPEVPIALRMSGHLLVGVVRIYSKKVDYLYHDCNVALVAVKKAFDSTEVNLPENATTAKFDAVTLPLTFDLDDFDIDVDMDPNRFLDDHTRSPEEITLEDQVHLVGDPYVVVTFKDMMMDVLQPENDDLGVRHSTSEDSNRGSPSPLPSNQIEVPATNVPQGLNNQTTEGKDHSHLEESNQAEPTNDFQDLGLSKAREDLNTAPNDANSPPEIEVMRDQSNILENIQPFEDLQNDISEPKGSSNRGLDEESPAPFEDILPFQEQTSPFHQRTESPNFMHSHEASKINDTPDLLGHMPSELKMRSTPPVQSPKPRQRKRKNYFDECTVLSNKFMKNALKNSSDVLRKRREIPSTALGIWKMRNALRKEQVFSEPLLTGSCADICHHFKRDFISTKPHPPTLQSQVTLETMVIEPLLESEPTHNLNAETSSALAGEVIWKVSNETSLPPPEVVPEPMNVTLSVEPSAPEYEPETDVEIEHLRHADGFDGSSMIHELVLSPERAVHSPGLPSPFRRDELTPHSPKSIGSETVHRSETSTETSLLPTQDYAAEMETPRTDLEGQFDAGQSGLSYIPESGNIPETEDLSFLEADNSLFGSQGTEGIDSLSVRTRAVVQYLLRQSPVGPISEDQPEDLSLNKILEGKTRKSCARMFFETLVLKTYGLIDVRQEQAYGDISLKLTSTLARS, from the exons ATGTTCTATTCGCAGACGTTTTTGGCGCGGAAGGGTCCTCTCGGGACTGTTTGGTGTGCAGCTCATCTGCAGCACCGTCTCAAGAAGTCTCATTACACTTCCACTGATATCCCCTACACCGTTG ATTGCATCATGTTCCCAGAAGTCCCCATTGCGCTTAGAATGTCAGGCCATCTTCTGGTAGGTGTGGTTCGGATATATTCAAAGAAAGTTGATTATCTTTACCATGATTGCAATGTGGCTCTTGTTGCGGTTAAAAAGGCCTTTGATTCCACAGAAGTTAATCTTCCAGAGAATGCCACAACAGCAAAGTTTGATGCTGTCACTTTGCCCCTAACTTTTGACCTTGATGATTTTGATATCGATGTTGACATGGATCCAAATAG GTTTCTGGATGATCATACCAGGAGTCCGGAGGAAATAACACTTGAAGATCAAGTTCATCTAGTTGGTGATCCTTATGTTGTAGTAACTTTTAAG GATATGATGATGGATGTACTACAACCAGAAAATGATGATTTAGGGGTCAGGCACAGCACATCAGAGGATAGTAATAGGGGTTCTCCAAGTCCCCTTCCTAGTAATCAGATAGAGGTACCTGCCACAAATGTTCCCCAAGGCTTAAATAATCAGACAACAGAGGGAAAGGACCACAGTCATCTTGAAGAAAGCAACCAGGCAGAACCTACAAATGATTTTCAGGATCTTGGTCTAAGCAAAGCGAGAGAGGATCTTAATACAGCACCTAATGATGCCAATTCCCCTCCAGAAATAGAAGTTATGCGTGATCAATCTAATATCCTAGAAAACATTCAACCTTTTGAAGATCTTCAAAATGATATATCTGAACCAAAAGGATCATCAAACCGAGGTCTGGATGAGGAGAGTCCTGCTCCTTTTGAAGATATCTTGCCTTTTCAAGAACAGACTTCACCATTTCATCAACGGACAGAATCCCCTAACTTCATGCATTCGCATGAGGCATCTAAGATCAATGATACTCCTGATTTATTGG GGCATATGCCATCTGAGCTTAAGATGCGTTCAACTCCACCAGTTCAGTCACCCAAACCAAGgcaaagaaagagaaaaaattacttTGATGAGTGTACTGTGCTGTCTAACAA GTTTATGAAGAATGCGTTAAAAAATTCTAGTGATGTATTGAGGAAGAGGAGGGAAATCCCTTCGACTGCTTTGGGCATATGGAAGATGCGCAATGCTTTGAGAAAGGAGCAAGTATTTTCTGAACCTTTATTAACTG GATCTTGTGCTGATATATGCCATCACTTCAAAAGAGATTTTATTTCGACAAAGCCTCATCCCCCGACTCTTCAAAGCCAGGTTACATTAGAGACAATGGTCATAGAACCTCTTCTAGAAAGCGAACCCACCCATAATTTAAATGCTGAAACTTCCTCTGCTCTTGCTGGAGAAGTGATCTGGAAGGTCAGTAATGAAACTTCCCTCCCTCCTCCAGAAGTGGTTCCAGAACCTATGAACGTGACCTTATCAGTTGAACCTTCTGCTCCTGAATATGAACCTGAAACTGATGTAGAAATTGAACATCTTCGCCATGCTGATGGTTTTGATGGCAGTAGTATGATACAtgaacttgttctttctccGGAAAGAGCTGTGCATTCTCCAGGCTTGCCTTCTCCTTTTAGGAGAGATGAACTCACACCCCATTCACCAAAAAGTATAGGATCAGAAACAGTACATCGCTCAGAGACAAGTACTGAAACTTCACTGCTGCCTACACAAGATTATGCTGCTGAAATGGAAACACCCAGGACAGATTTGGAAGGACAATTTGATGCAGGGCAATCTGGACTTTCATATATTCCGGAGTCTGGTAATATTCCAGAAACAGAG GACCTTTCTTTTCTGGAGGCGGACAATAGCCTATTTG GATCCCAGGGCACTGAAGGCATTGACTCATTGTCAGTGAGAACAAG GGCTGTGGTCCAGTATTTGTTAAGACAATCTCCTGTTGGTCCCATATCTGAAGACCAACCTGAAGATCTCAGTCTCAACAAGATCTTAGAAGGGAAAACAAGAAAGTCATGTGCTAGGATGTTTTTTGAGACCCTG
- the LOC136226656 gene encoding sister chromatid cohesion 1 protein 3 isoform X2, giving the protein MFYSQTFLARKGPLGTVWCAAHLQHRLKKSHYTSTDIPYTVDCIMFPEVPIALRMSGHLLVGVVRIYSKKVDYLYHDCNVALVAVKKAFDSTEVNLPENATTAKFDAVTLPLTFDLDDFDIDVDMDPNSYGLRFLDDHTRSPEEITLEDQVHLVGDPYVVVTFKDMMMDVLQPENDDLGVRHSTSEDSNRGSPSPLPSNQIEVPATNVPQGLNNQTTEGKDHSHLEESNQAEPTNDFQDLGLSKAREDLNTAPNDANSPPEIEVMRDQSNILENIQPFEDLQNDISEPKGSSNRGLDEESPAPFEDILPFQEQTSPFHQRTESPNFMHSHEASKINDTPDLLGHMPSELKMRSTPPVQSPKPRQRKRKNYFDECTVLSNKFMKNALKNSSDVLRKRREIPSTALGIWKMRNALRKEQVFSEPLLTGSCADICHHFKRDFISTKPHPPTLQSQVTLETMVIEPLLESEPTHNLNAETSSALAGEVIWKVSNETSLPPPEVVPEPMNVTLSVEPSAPEYEPETDVEIEHLRHADGFDGSSMIHELVLSPERAVHSPGLPSPFRRDELTPHSPKSIGSETVHRSETSTETSLLPTQDYAAEMETPRTDLEGQFDAGQSGLSYIPESGNIPETEDLSFLEADNSLFGSQGTEGIDSLSVRTRAVVQYLLRQSPVGPISEDQPEDLSLNKILEGKTRKSCARMFFETLVLKTYGLIDVRQEQAYGDISLKLTSTLARS; this is encoded by the exons ATGTTCTATTCGCAGACGTTTTTGGCGCGGAAGGGTCCTCTCGGGACTGTTTGGTGTGCAGCTCATCTGCAGCACCGTCTCAAGAAGTCTCATTACACTTCCACTGATATCCCCTACACCGTTG ATTGCATCATGTTCCCAGAAGTCCCCATTGCGCTTAGAATGTCAGGCCATCTTCTGGTAGGTGTGGTTCGGATATATTCAAAGAAAGTTGATTATCTTTACCATGATTGCAATGTGGCTCTTGTTGCGGTTAAAAAGGCCTTTGATTCCACAGAAGTTAATCTTCCAGAGAATGCCACAACAGCAAAGTTTGATGCTGTCACTTTGCCCCTAACTTTTGACCTTGATGATTTTGATATCGATGTTGACATGGATCCAAATAG TTATGGTCTTAGGTTTCTGGATGATCATACCAGGAGTCCGGAGGAAATAACACTTGAAGATCAAGTTCATCTAGTTGGTGATCCTTATGTTGTAGTAACTTTTAAG GATATGATGATGGATGTACTACAACCAGAAAATGATGATTTAGGGGTCAGGCACAGCACATCAGAGGATAGTAATAGGGGTTCTCCAAGTCCCCTTCCTAGTAATCAGATAGAGGTACCTGCCACAAATGTTCCCCAAGGCTTAAATAATCAGACAACAGAGGGAAAGGACCACAGTCATCTTGAAGAAAGCAACCAGGCAGAACCTACAAATGATTTTCAGGATCTTGGTCTAAGCAAAGCGAGAGAGGATCTTAATACAGCACCTAATGATGCCAATTCCCCTCCAGAAATAGAAGTTATGCGTGATCAATCTAATATCCTAGAAAACATTCAACCTTTTGAAGATCTTCAAAATGATATATCTGAACCAAAAGGATCATCAAACCGAGGTCTGGATGAGGAGAGTCCTGCTCCTTTTGAAGATATCTTGCCTTTTCAAGAACAGACTTCACCATTTCATCAACGGACAGAATCCCCTAACTTCATGCATTCGCATGAGGCATCTAAGATCAATGATACTCCTGATTTATTGG GGCATATGCCATCTGAGCTTAAGATGCGTTCAACTCCACCAGTTCAGTCACCCAAACCAAGgcaaagaaagagaaaaaattacttTGATGAGTGTACTGTGCTGTCTAACAA GTTTATGAAGAATGCGTTAAAAAATTCTAGTGATGTATTGAGGAAGAGGAGGGAAATCCCTTCGACTGCTTTGGGCATATGGAAGATGCGCAATGCTTTGAGAAAGGAGCAAGTATTTTCTGAACCTTTATTAACTG GATCTTGTGCTGATATATGCCATCACTTCAAAAGAGATTTTATTTCGACAAAGCCTCATCCCCCGACTCTTCAAAGCCAGGTTACATTAGAGACAATGGTCATAGAACCTCTTCTAGAAAGCGAACCCACCCATAATTTAAATGCTGAAACTTCCTCTGCTCTTGCTGGAGAAGTGATCTGGAAGGTCAGTAATGAAACTTCCCTCCCTCCTCCAGAAGTGGTTCCAGAACCTATGAACGTGACCTTATCAGTTGAACCTTCTGCTCCTGAATATGAACCTGAAACTGATGTAGAAATTGAACATCTTCGCCATGCTGATGGTTTTGATGGCAGTAGTATGATACAtgaacttgttctttctccGGAAAGAGCTGTGCATTCTCCAGGCTTGCCTTCTCCTTTTAGGAGAGATGAACTCACACCCCATTCACCAAAAAGTATAGGATCAGAAACAGTACATCGCTCAGAGACAAGTACTGAAACTTCACTGCTGCCTACACAAGATTATGCTGCTGAAATGGAAACACCCAGGACAGATTTGGAAGGACAATTTGATGCAGGGCAATCTGGACTTTCATATATTCCGGAGTCTGGTAATATTCCAGAAACAGAG GACCTTTCTTTTCTGGAGGCGGACAATAGCCTATTTG GATCCCAGGGCACTGAAGGCATTGACTCATTGTCAGTGAGAACAAG GGCTGTGGTCCAGTATTTGTTAAGACAATCTCCTGTTGGTCCCATATCTGAAGACCAACCTGAAGATCTCAGTCTCAACAAGATCTTAGAAGGGAAAACAAGAAAGTCATGTGCTAGGATGTTTTTTGAGACCCTG